In a genomic window of Ranitomeya imitator isolate aRanImi1 chromosome 5, aRanImi1.pri, whole genome shotgun sequence:
- the MRPS10 gene encoding small ribosomal subunit protein uS10m gives MSACGGFALLSRNVLAAARCQVLRTQRRLPSCACAVAQTYRHNVTNTSHVAPTETSTAPPNNPQSRVQTLISITDEPDVLYKTIEVLAKGHDKSVLDSYEYFTVLAAKELGLSLEVHEPKRKIERFTLLKSIHIFKKHRVQYEMRTLYRCFKLRHLTGSTADVYLEYIQRNVPEGVALEITKTKLEKLPDHLKQPIWDSLDKEQKEPL, from the exons ATGAGTGCCTGTGGAGGATTTGCCCTTCTCTCCCGCAATGTGCTGGCGGCGGCCCGGTGCCAG GTGCTGAGAACACAGCGGCGTCTTCCCTCTTGCGCCTGCGCTGTCGCCCAGACTTACAGACACAACGTAAC aaataccaGCCATGTGGCACCCACAGAGACATCAACAGCTCCTCCAAataatccacagtccagagtgcagaCGTTG ATAAGCATTACTGACGAACCAGATGTCCTCTATAAGACGATAGAAGTGTTAGCGAAGGGCCATGACAAGTCAGTGCTGGATAGCTATGAATACTTCACAGTCCTGGCAGCTAAGGAGCTCGGCCTCTCTCTGGAGGT GCACGAGCCAAAGCGGAAGATTGAACGTTTCACCCTCTTAAAATCCATCCACATTTTCAAGAAACACAGAGTCCAGTATGAGATGAGGACACTTTACAGATGCTTTAAG CTGAGACATCTGACGGGCAGCACAGCCGACGTATACTTAGAATATATCCAGCGCAATGTCCCTGAAGGTGTCGCCTTAGAGATCACAAAG ACCAAACTCGAGAAACTACCGGACCATCTAAAGCAGCCGATATGGGACTCGCTGGACAAGGAACAGAAAGAGCCCTTGTGA